A single region of the Planctomycetia bacterium genome encodes:
- a CDS encoding DUF1552 domain-containing protein, whose amino-acid sequence MSRSDSGLSRRTFLRGAGACVALPYLESLAGAAAGAKPGSTKAAKPPLRMGIFTVTGGTVRESWVPTETGALAKLPSILRALEPHKSELLVLSNLSQSGRSEGLNAHQHCAYMHLTGADKVSSIHGKPTTSVVTADKQTRVAESIDQRAARLMKDKALLSSMEIGYTEGETQYSYRANGSSVPFEKDPRQVFERMFKGRTPVAPNWARRMAALEQPKSSVKAADSYDKQVVDLVLDDARRLNKNLGAADKHKLGDYLAAIDSIEQRIAHIQNRIALEALDIPDPGPSRVEIPQGMPADAKAANRLIQLVGRNPAVHGEYIKMMGDLMVLAFQTDTTRVCTVGAGSDGALFPGVVTVGYEYHMHTLEHQGNASRVEDADPVSREGCRQVHAWYTELFAHVVEKMRNIDEGGSSLLDNSMLLYTSYMADGGHGTKDYPVLLAGRAGGALRTGRHIQYQKETPVANLYAEMLARMGDTSGEFGNSKTSTKMAYDGLLPDLV is encoded by the coding sequence ATGTCTCGATCCGATTCCGGACTCTCGCGTCGAACTTTTTTGCGCGGGGCCGGAGCGTGCGTGGCGTTGCCGTATTTGGAATCGCTCGCCGGTGCGGCAGCGGGCGCGAAGCCGGGCTCGACGAAAGCCGCGAAGCCGCCGCTGCGGATGGGCATCTTCACGGTCACCGGCGGGACGGTGCGCGAGTCGTGGGTGCCGACGGAAACCGGCGCGCTCGCCAAGCTCCCTTCGATTCTCCGCGCGCTCGAGCCGCATAAGAGCGAACTGCTCGTCCTCTCGAACCTCTCGCAGTCGGGCCGTTCGGAAGGGTTGAACGCACATCAACATTGCGCCTATATGCACCTTACCGGTGCCGACAAGGTGAGCTCGATTCACGGCAAGCCGACGACGAGCGTCGTGACCGCGGACAAGCAAACGCGCGTCGCCGAGTCGATCGACCAGCGGGCCGCGCGCTTGATGAAAGACAAAGCGCTGCTCTCGTCGATGGAGATCGGCTACACCGAAGGAGAGACGCAGTATTCCTACCGCGCCAACGGCAGCAGCGTGCCGTTTGAGAAAGACCCGCGGCAAGTCTTCGAGCGGATGTTCAAAGGGCGGACGCCGGTCGCGCCGAATTGGGCGCGCCGTATGGCGGCTCTCGAGCAGCCGAAGTCGAGCGTGAAGGCCGCCGATTCGTACGACAAGCAAGTCGTCGACTTAGTGTTGGACGACGCTCGCCGCTTGAACAAGAACCTCGGCGCCGCCGACAAGCACAAGCTCGGCGACTACCTCGCCGCGATCGACTCGATCGAGCAGCGAATCGCGCACATCCAAAACCGGATCGCACTCGAAGCGCTCGACATTCCGGATCCGGGCCCGTCGCGCGTGGAGATCCCGCAAGGGATGCCGGCTGATGCGAAAGCCGCGAATCGTTTGATTCAGTTGGTCGGCCGCAACCCGGCTGTCCACGGCGAATACATCAAGATGATGGGCGACTTGATGGTCTTGGCGTTCCAGACCGATACGACCCGCGTCTGCACGGTCGGCGCGGGAAGCGACGGCGCATTGTTCCCCGGCGTCGTCACGGTCGGCTACGAATACCACATGCACACGCTCGAGCATCAAGGCAACGCGTCGCGCGTCGAAGACGCCGATCCGGTGAGCCGCGAGGGTTGCCGACAAGTCCATGCGTGGTACACGGAGTTGTTCGCGCATGTCGTCGAGAAGATGCGCAACATCGACGAAGGAGGCTCGAGCCTGCTGGATAATTCGATGCTGCTCTACACGTCGTACATGGCCGACGGCGGACACGGCACCAAGGACTATCCGGTGCTGCTCGCGGGCCGCGCAGGGGGAGCCTTGCGAACCGGTCGGCATATCCAATATCAGAAGGAAACGCCGGTCGCGAACTTGTACGCCGAGATGCTGGCCCGCATGGGGGACACGAGCGGCGAGTTCGGCAACAGCAAGACCTCGACGAAGATGGCTTACGACGGCCTCTTGCCGGATCTGGTTTAA
- a CDS encoding DUF1592 domain-containing protein, which translates to MTRIQTLGYIGCIGLAIAAATTFSPSIPAAEAPAEPKSASTATPTQAPTLHDAASLETLIRPYLAQHCLRCHGPEKQEGKLRLDTLAVNFGASESARHWIEVMDRINVGEMPPEKEPRPEAHQSRAVAVWLAAELRHAARQSLSHGGRVVLRRMNRTEYANTIRDLLDLNFLPGESPLEFLPPDGTAEGFDKVGAALMLDPSLLEKYFEVAARIAGQAIVDGPPTVATHKKRFEFEDTAKNGAINYLCASASFACREHDAALIDGGARSFGEFIYPKTRTMIPTKGMYAIRLRAAAFPGDRKEPIRIRLVRGDEVLLETDVTAPPEQPQTFEILAPLLEPGGNELQVSMLNGTRLFIYNHAYGQMEKAIDEAGKKNEQAELLRLRGRMSAEGLISGGRPNPDVLDRSKLPKLYLDWIELEGPIYEQWPPKSHKALFFKAEDAPRDLAYARAMFEQFMPRAWRRPIRPEEVEPIVKLIQQELDAGMRYEDAVRAGLIAVLTSPKFLYLVEPADEKPRNLTDYEIASRLSYFLWSSMPDRTLFDLAQRGKLKSPAVLEAQVDRLLADPKSRALVEGFATQWLRTDEYCNFTPDPRLYPNYDAKLGRAMVQETLRFFEEILHHDLSTLNFLDSDWTIVNDRLAKFYGIENVKGEEFRRVKLPAELHRGGLLGQAGVMLRGSDGTRTKPVRRGVYVREVLFNDPPDPPPPNVGEIEPNIQGKNLTVRERLLQHQQIESCASCHRTIDPYGLALENYDAVGAWRTKQNGEGFRDRNVPAIDASGRLPNGKDFDGPERFKQLLVEQKDRFAQGLAEKLATYALGRPIEAADRPTIDALTTKMAAADYTLRSLMKAIATSDAFLKK; encoded by the coding sequence ATGACTCGAATTCAAACTCTCGGCTACATCGGTTGCATCGGCCTCGCGATCGCTGCGGCGACGACCTTCTCGCCGTCGATTCCCGCGGCCGAAGCACCGGCCGAGCCGAAGTCGGCGTCGACTGCGACTCCGACACAGGCACCGACGCTGCACGATGCCGCGAGCTTGGAAACGCTCATCCGTCCGTACCTGGCGCAACACTGCCTTCGTTGTCACGGCCCGGAGAAGCAAGAAGGGAAGCTCCGGCTCGACACGCTGGCCGTGAACTTCGGCGCCTCGGAATCGGCCCGGCATTGGATCGAAGTGATGGACCGAATCAACGTCGGCGAGATGCCGCCGGAGAAGGAGCCCCGTCCCGAGGCGCATCAATCGCGGGCCGTCGCGGTGTGGCTGGCGGCGGAGCTAAGGCATGCCGCGCGGCAATCGTTGTCGCATGGAGGCCGCGTCGTGCTGCGGCGCATGAACCGCACCGAATACGCCAACACGATCCGCGACTTGCTCGATCTGAACTTCCTGCCGGGCGAAAGTCCGTTGGAGTTTCTCCCGCCCGACGGCACGGCCGAAGGCTTCGATAAAGTCGGTGCCGCGCTGATGCTCGATCCTTCGCTCTTGGAAAAATACTTCGAGGTCGCCGCCCGCATCGCAGGTCAGGCGATCGTCGATGGTCCGCCGACCGTGGCAACGCATAAGAAGCGTTTCGAGTTCGAAGACACGGCGAAGAACGGAGCGATCAACTACCTCTGTGCCAGCGCTAGTTTCGCTTGCCGCGAACACGATGCCGCCCTGATCGACGGCGGCGCCCGCTCGTTCGGCGAGTTCATTTACCCGAAGACGCGCACGATGATCCCGACGAAAGGGATGTACGCCATTCGCTTGCGCGCGGCGGCCTTTCCGGGCGACCGCAAAGAGCCGATTCGGATTCGCTTGGTCCGCGGCGACGAAGTGTTGCTCGAGACCGACGTGACGGCGCCGCCCGAGCAACCGCAGACGTTCGAGATTCTTGCGCCGCTACTCGAACCCGGCGGCAACGAGCTCCAGGTTTCGATGCTCAACGGCACGCGGTTGTTCATCTACAACCATGCTTACGGGCAGATGGAAAAGGCGATCGACGAAGCCGGTAAAAAGAACGAACAAGCCGAGCTCCTGCGCTTGCGCGGGCGTATGTCCGCCGAAGGTTTGATCTCGGGGGGTCGCCCGAACCCCGACGTGCTCGATCGCTCGAAGCTGCCGAAGCTCTACCTCGATTGGATCGAGCTCGAAGGACCGATCTACGAGCAATGGCCTCCGAAAAGCCACAAGGCACTCTTTTTCAAAGCCGAAGATGCGCCGCGCGACCTCGCGTATGCCCGCGCGATGTTCGAGCAGTTCATGCCGCGCGCTTGGCGCCGGCCGATTCGCCCGGAGGAAGTCGAGCCGATCGTGAAGCTGATTCAGCAAGAGCTCGACGCGGGCATGCGCTATGAAGATGCCGTGCGGGCGGGCTTGATCGCCGTGCTGACGTCGCCGAAGTTTCTCTATCTCGTCGAACCGGCCGACGAAAAACCGCGCAACCTAACCGACTATGAAATCGCGTCGCGGCTGTCGTATTTCCTCTGGTCGAGCATGCCCGACCGTACGCTGTTCGATCTCGCGCAGCGTGGGAAATTGAAAAGCCCAGCCGTGTTGGAAGCGCAAGTCGATCGGCTGCTGGCCGATCCGAAATCGCGGGCCTTGGTCGAGGGCTTCGCCACGCAATGGCTCCGAACCGATGAGTATTGCAACTTCACTCCCGACCCGCGCCTGTATCCGAACTACGATGCGAAACTCGGCCGCGCGATGGTGCAGGAAACGTTGAGATTCTTCGAAGAAATCCTCCACCACGACTTAAGCACGCTGAACTTTCTCGACTCCGACTGGACGATCGTCAACGATCGGCTCGCGAAGTTTTACGGCATTGAAAACGTAAAGGGTGAGGAGTTTCGGCGCGTGAAGCTGCCGGCCGAACTGCATCGCGGCGGCTTGCTCGGTCAGGCGGGCGTGATGCTCCGCGGCTCCGACGGCACCCGCACGAAGCCGGTTCGGCGCGGCGTGTATGTGCGCGAAGTCTTGTTCAACGATCCCCCCGATCCGCCGCCGCCGAACGTCGGCGAGATCGAGCCGAACATCCAAGGAAAGAACCTCACGGTGCGCGAGCGACTGCTGCAACATCAGCAGATCGAAAGCTGCGCCTCGTGCCATCGCACGATCGACCCGTACGGCCTCGCCTTGGAAAACTACGACGCCGTCGGCGCTTGGCGCACGAAGCAAAACGGCGAAGGATTCCGCGACCGCAATGTTCCCGCGATCGACGCGAGCGGCCGGCTGCCGAACGGCAAAGACTTCGACGGACCCGAACGGTTCAAGCAATTGCTCGTCGAGCAGAAGGACCGCTTCGCGCAAGGGCTCGCCGAAAAGCTGGCGACCTACGCCCTCGGCCGACCGATCGAAGCGGCCGATCGCCCGACGATCGACGCCCTGACGACGAAAATGGCGGCGGCCGACTACACGCTGCGCAGCCTCATGAAAGCGATCGCGACGAGCGATGCGTTTCTCAAGAAATAA
- a CDS encoding serine/threonine protein kinase translates to MDVVECRRCGRSRPAQQGAALGDSCPYCLLMFAIGEDEAEDAASSHGAEAIPQALPERIGPYKLLELLGAGGMGSVYRARHESLGRIAALKVLRPEFAERAGFRERFQREARVLASLTHPHIVGIHDTGCDDGFYYLAMEHVAGSTLRERLNHGPLSAAAATTIFTELCDALQYAHERGIIHRDIKPENVLLDAEGRAKLVDFGVAKLLHAEAFDRAPATEVDAVVGTRRYMAPEQLELGRPIDRRADLYGLAAVFYEMLTGSVPLGVFAPPSRVAKVDPSLDRWIMAALANDPNDRPADARTFAEGIRQANGTAKNSGNEPLPAAPQQVRRRRMLGLGAAAVAVVAGAALVRRFGSQAMENDPLAAWGARRLVHPLSVWRSVFAPDGKTLATACGDRLVRFWPLDGGEPTASFNAYPRGVLGYLSLAYSPDGKSLVTAGGENLGRVWDVATRSERFTLQQHSREIVDVAWSPDGKLIATAGHDKAVRLWNAADGTSVGTFGGLADPALCVSFSSDGALLAAGIMNGGIKVWEVASREERGTLGHQKRVWSLAFAPGDVRRLVSGSHDQTLKIWNLTPGMTAKKGGTQEIPAGGEVWSASVSPKGDLLAAGLNDGSLRLWTFHEGRPLRTIREHTTSIVAVAFSKEEDQLATSSLDGSTILWDVRRLV, encoded by the coding sequence GTGGACGTCGTCGAATGTCGGCGGTGCGGTCGCTCGCGGCCGGCGCAGCAAGGAGCGGCGCTCGGCGACAGTTGTCCGTATTGCTTGCTCATGTTCGCGATCGGCGAAGACGAAGCGGAAGACGCAGCGTCGTCGCACGGTGCCGAAGCGATTCCCCAAGCGTTGCCCGAACGGATCGGCCCTTACAAGTTGCTTGAGTTGCTCGGGGCCGGCGGGATGGGCTCAGTCTATCGCGCTCGGCACGAGAGCCTAGGCCGGATCGCGGCGTTGAAGGTGTTGCGGCCGGAGTTCGCCGAGCGCGCAGGCTTCCGCGAACGATTCCAGCGCGAGGCGCGCGTGCTCGCGAGCCTCACGCATCCCCACATCGTCGGCATCCACGACACCGGCTGCGACGATGGTTTCTATTATCTGGCGATGGAGCATGTCGCCGGCAGCACGCTGCGCGAGCGATTGAACCACGGCCCCCTTTCGGCAGCCGCCGCGACGACGATCTTCACGGAACTCTGCGACGCGCTGCAATACGCGCATGAGCGCGGCATCATTCATCGCGATATCAAGCCGGAAAACGTGCTGCTCGATGCCGAGGGCCGGGCGAAGCTCGTCGATTTCGGCGTGGCGAAATTGCTGCATGCCGAAGCGTTCGATCGCGCGCCGGCAACCGAAGTCGACGCCGTCGTCGGCACGCGCCGCTACATGGCTCCCGAGCAATTGGAGCTCGGGCGACCGATCGATCGTCGGGCCGATCTCTACGGGCTCGCGGCCGTGTTTTACGAAATGCTGACGGGTAGCGTGCCGCTAGGTGTGTTTGCGCCGCCGAGCCGCGTTGCGAAGGTCGACCCATCGCTCGATCGCTGGATCATGGCGGCCTTGGCGAACGACCCGAACGATCGCCCGGCCGACGCCCGCACGTTTGCGGAAGGGATTCGTCAAGCGAACGGCACAGCGAAGAATTCAGGGAACGAGCCGCTTCCGGCAGCGCCTCAACAGGTTCGGCGACGACGGATGCTCGGGCTCGGCGCAGCGGCTGTGGCGGTGGTTGCCGGCGCGGCGCTCGTTCGCCGGTTCGGCTCTCAGGCGATGGAAAACGATCCGCTCGCGGCGTGGGGAGCCCGGCGCTTGGTGCATCCGCTGAGCGTCTGGCGCAGCGTGTTCGCGCCCGACGGCAAGACGCTCGCGACGGCGTGCGGCGATCGGCTGGTGCGGTTCTGGCCTCTCGACGGCGGCGAGCCGACGGCGTCGTTCAACGCTTATCCGCGCGGCGTGCTGGGGTATCTGTCGCTCGCTTACTCGCCCGACGGTAAGTCGCTCGTGACTGCCGGCGGTGAGAACCTCGGCCGAGTTTGGGACGTCGCCACGCGCAGCGAGCGATTCACGCTCCAGCAGCATTCGCGCGAGATCGTCGACGTCGCTTGGTCGCCCGACGGCAAGCTCATCGCGACCGCGGGTCATGACAAAGCAGTCCGCTTGTGGAACGCCGCGGATGGAACTTCGGTCGGCACGTTCGGCGGGCTCGCGGACCCGGCCCTGTGCGTTTCTTTTTCGTCCGATGGTGCGCTGCTTGCCGCAGGAATCATGAACGGCGGCATCAAAGTTTGGGAAGTCGCCTCGCGCGAAGAACGAGGAACGCTCGGGCACCAGAAACGGGTCTGGTCGCTGGCGTTTGCGCCCGGCGACGTGCGGCGCTTGGTCTCTGGGAGCCACGATCAAACGCTGAAGATCTGGAATCTCACACCGGGCATGACGGCGAAAAAAGGGGGAACGCAAGAGATTCCGGCCGGCGGCGAAGTCTGGTCGGCGAGCGTTTCCCCGAAGGGAGATCTCTTGGCTGCCGGCCTCAACGACGGCTCGCTGCGGCTCTGGACCTTCCACGAGGGGCGCCCACTCCGCACGATCCGCGAGCACACGACTTCGATCGTCGCCGTGGCGTTCTCGAAAGAGGAGGACCAGTTGGCGACCTCTTCGCTCGACGGCTCGACGATTCTCTGGGATGTTCGCCGCTTGGTTTGA
- a CDS encoding sigma-70 family RNA polymerase sigma factor has translation MSDVSAKREAVPPGGDAFPQTAWTLVQQAVVPEGEVRDAALNELAARYWQPIYVYLRRTGRSTIDAEDLTQAFFIHLLEKDLLVRVKMREVRFRAFLKSVLENFLANTARTAGAKKRFAGFTLDVNEAEHRLAACNEASPDAAFDGVWAMERLESAVGSLRLELQQAGRAWVADALLERFGLDARTETASVGDLGRQYGVTENQLSVALHRARKRLRQLLIAELSRTTTSEAETADELAAMFAALGKRSTLGTS, from the coding sequence ATGAGCGACGTCTCGGCAAAACGCGAAGCAGTTCCTCCCGGCGGCGATGCGTTTCCGCAGACGGCTTGGACTCTCGTGCAACAGGCGGTCGTGCCGGAAGGAGAAGTGCGCGATGCCGCGCTCAACGAGCTTGCGGCCCGCTATTGGCAGCCGATCTACGTCTATCTGCGGCGCACCGGACGTTCGACGATCGACGCCGAAGACCTGACGCAAGCGTTCTTCATCCACTTGCTGGAGAAAGACCTGCTCGTGCGCGTGAAGATGCGCGAAGTTCGCTTCCGCGCGTTCTTGAAATCGGTATTGGAGAACTTCCTGGCGAACACGGCTCGCACGGCCGGCGCGAAGAAGCGCTTCGCCGGCTTTACGCTCGACGTGAACGAAGCCGAGCATCGCCTAGCGGCCTGCAACGAAGCCTCGCCCGACGCGGCCTTCGACGGCGTCTGGGCCATGGAGCGTTTGGAGTCGGCCGTCGGCTCGCTTCGTTTGGAGTTGCAGCAAGCCGGCCGGGCTTGGGTCGCCGATGCTTTGCTCGAACGCTTCGGCTTAGACGCGCGCACGGAAACCGCTTCGGTCGGCGATCTCGGTCGACAATACGGCGTGACGGAGAATCAGTTGTCGGTCGCGCTGCATCGGGCTCGCAAGCGACTGCGGCAACTCCTCATCGCCGAACTGAGCCGCACGACGACCTCGGAAGCCGAAACGGCGGACGAGTTGGCCGCCATGTTCGCCGCGTTGGGCAAGCGTTCGACGTTGGGCACTTCGTAA
- the crcB gene encoding fluoride efflux transporter CrcB has product MYSTILVALGGALGSVARYKLSGLVLHHTVDWRFPLATFIVNVVGCFVVGVLAALSEKHEVISPESRLLLFTGVAGGFTTFSAFGLETMFLLRRNEWAVAGCYVALSVIVGLAVMGLGFILVPAKAA; this is encoded by the coding sequence ATGTACTCGACCATCTTGGTTGCCCTCGGTGGAGCGCTCGGTTCGGTAGCGCGCTACAAGCTGTCGGGCCTCGTGTTGCACCACACCGTCGATTGGCGTTTTCCGTTGGCGACGTTTATCGTCAACGTCGTCGGCTGTTTCGTGGTCGGCGTTCTGGCCGCGCTGAGTGAGAAGCACGAAGTGATTTCGCCGGAATCGCGACTACTCTTGTTCACCGGAGTCGCCGGCGGCTTCACCACCTTCTCCGCTTTCGGCCTGGAAACGATGTTTCTGTTGCGGCGCAACGAATGGGCCGTCGCGGGCTGCTACGTCGCGCTCAGCGTGATCGTCGGCCTCGCCGTGATGGGACTCGGATTCATCCTGGTTCCCGCCAAAGCGGCTTGA
- a CDS encoding formylglycine-generating enzyme family protein, with amino-acid sequence MRKKVLLRFLKQCLSIYVASLFACGFAAAAEPSPKVPLPTSVNSLGMQLVELPAADFVMGEESYNKVSLNHPTSIQVGQGFEDDRPALPTRLTKPFAIAAHEVTVGRFRAFVTATGYKTDAERTGRGAFTLHPQAKLEPDRFALDPQASWKNPGFEQTDEHPVVCVSWNDANAFCAWLSKSEGASYRLPTEAEWEYACRGGTTTVYSCGDDPNLLYAHGNLGDGALEKEVPGIVARQRADRLKPEEGDGVTFTAPVGKFKPNPFGLYDTHGNVWEWCRDRYQDRLYAARQKDLQELRRMKQPVFVVDPQGPDTTPQHQYGDWRSVRGGSWYVSPISCRSATRSFAEAGDAFSYTGFRVVREVAGTPK; translated from the coding sequence GTGCGTAAGAAAGTGTTGTTGCGATTCCTCAAGCAGTGCTTAAGCATCTATGTCGCATCGTTATTCGCTTGCGGTTTCGCGGCCGCCGCAGAACCATCGCCGAAAGTTCCCCTGCCGACCAGCGTCAACTCCCTCGGCATGCAACTCGTCGAGCTACCCGCCGCCGATTTCGTGATGGGAGAAGAGAGCTACAACAAGGTCAGCCTGAATCATCCGACGAGCATTCAAGTCGGCCAAGGTTTCGAAGACGACCGCCCTGCTCTGCCGACGCGGCTGACGAAGCCGTTCGCGATCGCCGCGCACGAAGTCACGGTCGGCCGGTTCCGCGCATTCGTCACGGCGACCGGCTACAAGACCGATGCCGAACGAACGGGCCGCGGAGCGTTCACGCTGCATCCGCAAGCGAAGCTCGAGCCCGATCGCTTCGCGCTCGACCCGCAAGCGTCGTGGAAGAACCCCGGCTTCGAGCAAACCGACGAGCATCCGGTCGTCTGCGTGAGTTGGAACGACGCGAACGCGTTTTGCGCTTGGCTCTCGAAGAGCGAAGGAGCATCCTATCGGCTGCCGACCGAAGCGGAATGGGAATACGCTTGCCGCGGCGGCACGACGACCGTCTACTCCTGCGGCGACGACCCGAACCTACTCTACGCCCACGGCAACCTCGGCGACGGCGCTCTCGAAAAGGAAGTCCCCGGCATCGTCGCTCGCCAAAGGGCCGATCGCCTTAAGCCCGAAGAAGGGGACGGCGTCACGTTCACGGCCCCCGTCGGCAAGTTCAAACCTAACCCCTTCGGGCTCTACGACACGCACGGCAACGTTTGGGAATGGTGCCGCGACCGGTATCAAGATCGGCTCTACGCGGCGCGACAAAAAGACTTGCAAGAGCTGCGGCGCATGAAGCAGCCGGTCTTCGTCGTCGATCCGCAAGGACCGGACACGACGCCGCAGCATCAGTACGGCGATTGGCGCAGCGTGCGCGGCGGCTCGTGGTACGTGAGCCCGATCAGTTGCCGCTCGGCGACCCGCTCGTTCGCCGAAGCCGGCGACGCGTTCAGCTACACCGGCTTCCGCGTCGTGCGCGAAGTAGCCGGCACGCCAAAGTAG
- a CDS encoding DUF1552 domain-containing protein has product MSAAKPFRMSRKAFLRGAGAMLGLPYLEAMMPSGVLASAMPNTPARMGMFYFGTGMNTWQLFPEDFGRDYKMTRILKPLESLRNEFTILSGTMLGKGGGHDGAYPFSTAIAKGEKQRVSPDQVAAAAIGRDTRYASLQLSVERGTAFGSQALATISWNEQGVPLAAENDPHVLFNRLFRPDNAAEHEQRKHEFRRRGSILDLVQEDAKQLNLRVGSADKQQLEQYFNSIRELEKQLERRISWSDKSKPAPDTAGMGDFGKSIKPEGNGDFLYDDYAKLMYDLIALAFQTDSSRIVSYVVRKELAGGVYPEFGVSKDYHSLTHHGNDPQNLEELAKVDTIYMQHWAYFLNRLKSVKEGDGTLLDHTVLGLSSGMGMGHSKDQLPTIVSGGRGLGMTHQGHLKLKNAPLASVWHTMLDRIQVPVVGQFQDSTGPIKELIGA; this is encoded by the coding sequence ATGTCAGCAGCCAAACCGTTCCGCATGTCTCGAAAAGCTTTCTTGCGCGGTGCAGGAGCGATGCTCGGCTTGCCCTATCTCGAAGCGATGATGCCGTCGGGCGTATTGGCCTCGGCGATGCCGAACACGCCGGCCCGCATGGGGATGTTCTACTTCGGCACCGGCATGAACACCTGGCAACTCTTCCCGGAAGACTTCGGGCGCGACTACAAGATGACTCGCATCTTGAAGCCGCTGGAGTCGTTGCGAAACGAATTCACGATCCTCTCCGGGACGATGCTCGGCAAAGGAGGCGGTCACGACGGTGCGTATCCCTTCTCGACCGCGATCGCCAAAGGGGAGAAACAGCGAGTCTCGCCGGATCAGGTCGCCGCGGCGGCGATCGGACGCGATACCCGCTACGCCTCGTTGCAACTCTCGGTCGAACGCGGCACCGCCTTCGGCAGCCAAGCGCTGGCGACGATTTCGTGGAACGAGCAAGGAGTTCCCTTGGCCGCGGAAAACGATCCGCACGTGTTGTTCAATCGCTTGTTCCGGCCCGACAACGCCGCCGAACACGAACAGCGCAAGCACGAGTTCCGTCGTCGCGGCAGCATCTTAGATCTCGTGCAAGAAGACGCGAAGCAGTTGAACTTGCGCGTCGGCTCGGCCGATAAGCAACAGCTCGAACAATACTTCAACTCGATCCGCGAATTGGAGAAGCAACTCGAACGGCGCATCTCCTGGTCGGATAAATCGAAGCCGGCTCCCGACACCGCCGGCATGGGCGACTTCGGCAAATCGATCAAGCCGGAAGGAAACGGCGACTTCCTCTACGACGACTACGCCAAGCTCATGTACGACCTGATCGCGCTCGCGTTTCAAACGGATTCGTCGCGCATCGTGTCGTACGTCGTGCGCAAGGAGCTCGCCGGCGGCGTGTATCCCGAGTTCGGCGTCTCGAAAGATTATCACTCGTTGACGCACCACGGCAACGATCCGCAAAACCTCGAAGAGCTCGCCAAGGTCGACACGATCTACATGCAGCATTGGGCCTACTTCTTGAACCGACTGAAATCGGTGAAGGAAGGAGACGGCACGTTGCTCGACCACACCGTACTCGGTCTTTCGAGCGGCATGGGAATGGGCCACAGCAAAGACCAGCTTCCGACGATCGTCTCCGGCGGGCGAGGCCTAGGAATGACGCATCAAGGACATTTGAAGTTGAAGAACGCGCCGCTCGCTTCCGTGTGGCACACGATGCTCGATCGGATCCAAGTTCCCGTCGTCGGGCAGTTCCAAGACAGCACCGGCCCGATCAAGGAGCTGATCGGTGCGTAA